A genomic segment from Candidatus Korarchaeum cryptofilum OPF8 encodes:
- the mptA gene encoding GTP cyclohydrolase MptA, producing MRLPEELLERARDIHSEAPSHRIKLDRVGSFGLKVPVEFKGFLLLAEADVWVSLPEGRRGVDLSRQVEAIYELSNPPKDPFSLCREAAISLLEKLNYADSSGVSIRFDAPLQDGESLKYYGVEISSIASDEIINKIRVEILGMTACPCTAELIRAYKSSEIAATHTQRSLGILEVSTKAEHPDPDKLASIIERAMSSPLRTYTKRPDEGGLVIRSLSNARLAEDVVREMIHLFLEEFGHLPEDTHILAAVRSMESVHMHDIYAERSFSLDEIRKEISSH from the coding sequence ATGAGGCTCCCTGAGGAACTCCTCGAGAGGGCAAGGGATATACATTCTGAGGCCCCTTCCCACAGGATAAAGCTAGATAGAGTTGGAAGCTTCGGTTTAAAAGTCCCGGTCGAGTTCAAGGGCTTCCTCTTACTCGCTGAAGCTGATGTCTGGGTGAGCTTACCCGAGGGGAGGAGGGGCGTCGACCTGAGCAGGCAGGTTGAAGCTATATATGAGCTCTCAAATCCCCCAAAAGATCCTTTCAGCCTCTGCAGGGAAGCTGCAATCTCTCTTTTGGAGAAGCTGAATTACGCTGATTCCTCCGGCGTCTCCATAAGGTTCGATGCCCCCCTCCAGGACGGTGAGTCCCTGAAGTATTACGGAGTTGAGATAAGCTCTATAGCTTCTGATGAAATCATAAATAAGATTAGAGTTGAAATTCTTGGAATGACAGCCTGCCCATGCACTGCTGAGCTCATAAGGGCTTACAAGAGTTCGGAGATTGCTGCAACTCACACTCAGAGGAGCTTGGGTATATTGGAGGTGAGCACTAAGGCTGAGCATCCGGATCCCGATAAGCTAGCTAGCATAATAGAGAGAGCAATGAGCTCCCCGCTCAGGACTTATACGAAGAGGCCCGATGAAGGGGGCCTGGTGATCCGATCCCTGAGCAACGCTAGGCTAGCTGAGGACGTAGTGAGGGAGATGATACACCTCTTCCTGGAGGAGTTCGGGCACCTGCCTGAGGATACACATATACTAGCTGCCGTCAGGAGTATGGAGAGCGTCCACATGCACGATATATACGCTGAGAGGTCCTTCAGTTTGGATGAGATTAGGAAAGAGATATCATCCCACTAA
- a CDS encoding branched-chain amino acid ABC transporter permease, which yields MRRYLMIAFLLLALIVPPFLDEFSLTVLVQMLMWAYLAMAWDVIGGYGGQFSLGHAAFLGLGAYTSTLLLEDFGLIPWVGIWIAGIIAGAAGALVGFASLRLRGPFFALGTIAFAELTQLLLTYLKDITGGPLGIMINETGFEYMMFDKQIYYYYLMLAFAIFGILFLKYFERSKFGVALIALREDEDAAEAVGIDVYRAKVLGAAISAFLTGMGGTLYAQWIHYIRPDTLVRLDFSTQIAAIDVVGGAGSPYGGIIGALIIVPVSLYLNALFGGMIAGLSVLLYGVVLLIVVVLMPGGIYGFLRRFLARRGDHARG from the coding sequence ATGAGGAGATATCTGATGATAGCTTTTCTTCTCCTCGCCCTGATAGTCCCTCCCTTCTTGGATGAGTTCTCACTCACTGTCTTAGTTCAGATGCTCATGTGGGCTTACCTCGCTATGGCCTGGGATGTTATAGGCGGCTATGGAGGTCAGTTCTCCCTGGGACATGCGGCTTTCCTGGGATTGGGGGCATATACTTCTACACTCCTCCTGGAGGACTTCGGTTTAATTCCCTGGGTGGGGATCTGGATCGCGGGAATAATCGCTGGAGCAGCTGGTGCTCTCGTGGGCTTCGCTTCCCTCAGGTTAAGGGGGCCCTTCTTCGCTCTGGGCACGATAGCATTCGCTGAGTTGACGCAGCTGCTCCTCACTTACCTGAAGGATATAACCGGGGGGCCTCTGGGCATCATGATCAATGAGACGGGATTCGAGTACATGATGTTCGATAAGCAGATCTATTATTACTACTTGATGCTAGCTTTCGCTATCTTCGGGATCCTGTTCCTCAAGTACTTCGAGAGATCTAAATTTGGAGTAGCCCTGATAGCTCTGAGGGAGGATGAGGATGCTGCTGAAGCAGTGGGGATCGATGTCTATAGAGCCAAGGTACTTGGAGCTGCGATAAGCGCTTTCCTCACCGGGATGGGCGGGACTCTTTACGCCCAGTGGATACATTACATAAGGCCAGATACTCTAGTCAGATTGGATTTCTCGACGCAGATAGCGGCGATAGATGTCGTAGGAGGGGCTGGGAGCCCCTACGGTGGCATAATAGGCGCTTTAATAATAGTACCCGTCTCCCTTTACTTAAATGCCCTCTTCGGCGGTATGATAGCGGGTCTGAGCGTCCTCCTCTACGGTGTAGTCCTGCTGATAGTAGTAGTACTCATGCCAGGTGGCATATACGGATTCCTGAGGAGGTTTCTGGCGAGGAGGGGGGATCATGCTCGAGGTTAG
- a CDS encoding 6-hydroxymethylpterin diphosphokinase MptE-like protein, with translation MREIDLSFWMPIYFKIAERLKLDVEEDRRATRVMDSLMIGKKDLSEELEDLIKGEDVLVVGNGPSLNRGFDFDGIVITADAASLKYLRLFGREPEVIVSDLDGPPEILSMRSIKVLHAHGDNIGRILELVPRVEELVATTQVEPTERVHNFGGFTDGDRSVFLACICGAKSIRLAGMDFDSVSEYDIAAGKDIRRKMEKLKIARELLKLSIEMGCPLEVGGWS, from the coding sequence GTGAGGGAGATAGACCTAAGCTTCTGGATGCCGATCTACTTCAAAATAGCTGAGAGGCTGAAGCTTGATGTTGAGGAGGATAGAAGAGCTACTAGAGTCATGGATTCCCTCATGATAGGGAAGAAGGACCTCTCAGAGGAGCTAGAGGATCTTATAAAGGGAGAGGATGTTTTAGTCGTGGGGAATGGCCCCTCTTTGAATAGGGGGTTCGATTTCGATGGCATAGTCATAACAGCTGATGCTGCTTCACTCAAATACTTGAGGCTCTTCGGGAGGGAGCCTGAAGTCATAGTGAGCGATCTGGATGGGCCTCCTGAGATACTATCGATGAGATCCATCAAAGTGCTCCACGCCCATGGGGACAATATCGGGAGGATCCTCGAGCTCGTCCCCAGGGTAGAGGAGTTAGTAGCGACGACGCAAGTGGAGCCGACGGAGAGAGTTCATAACTTCGGGGGCTTCACCGATGGCGATAGATCGGTCTTCCTCGCTTGCATCTGCGGGGCTAAGTCCATAAGGCTGGCTGGCATGGACTTCGATTCTGTGAGCGAGTACGATATAGCTGCCGGCAAGGACATAAGGAGGAAGATGGAGAAGCTTAAGATAGCTAGGGAGTTACTGAAGTTATCTATTGAGATGGGATGCCCGCTCGAGGTGGGAGGATGGAGCTAA
- the cofE gene encoding coenzyme F420-0:L-glutamate ligase: MELIAIRTRKIVEGDDIVSLLLSLYDPRDLDIVAVADKALAASQGRFVNHDIEPSEEAMKLAEESGLEPGFAELVIRNSDLVLGTAERTILTVKDGILVANAGIDHKNAPIGFAALWPEDPNYEARRIRDEIAKRTGRNVGVIIVDSRLSPLRMGTTGFALGIAGFRGIRDYRGKSDAYGKRILVTTLNVADDLASAAHLLMGEGDDLVPFVIIRGAPVEFGDFDPEELKISPDRCAYFRPIYGRLYEMSGRISGRQK; encoded by the coding sequence ATGGAGCTAATAGCCATAAGGACCCGTAAGATAGTCGAGGGAGACGATATAGTCAGCTTGCTCCTCTCCCTCTACGACCCCCGGGATCTGGATATAGTGGCTGTTGCCGATAAAGCTCTAGCAGCAAGCCAGGGGAGGTTCGTTAATCACGACATAGAGCCATCTGAGGAAGCCATGAAGTTAGCTGAGGAATCAGGTTTGGAGCCCGGTTTCGCCGAGCTAGTCATAAGGAACTCCGATCTAGTTTTGGGGACTGCCGAGAGGACTATATTGACTGTTAAAGATGGTATATTAGTTGCTAATGCGGGGATAGATCATAAGAACGCTCCTATAGGTTTCGCAGCCCTATGGCCGGAGGACCCGAACTATGAGGCTAGGAGGATAAGGGATGAGATAGCTAAGAGGACTGGGAGGAATGTAGGAGTTATAATAGTAGATAGCAGGCTCTCACCACTCAGGATGGGGACTACTGGATTCGCTCTAGGGATAGCTGGCTTCAGGGGGATAAGGGATTACAGGGGGAAGAGCGACGCTTACGGGAAGAGGATATTGGTGACCACTCTCAACGTGGCCGATGATCTGGCATCGGCAGCGCATCTCCTCATGGGTGAGGGGGATGATCTGGTCCCCTTCGTGATAATAAGGGGCGCTCCCGTTGAGTTCGGGGATTTCGATCCAGAGGAGCTTAAGATAAGCCCAGATAGATGCGCTTACTTCAGGCCGATTTACGGTCGCTTGTATGAAATGTCTGGAAGAATATCGGGTCGGCAGAAGTAG
- a CDS encoding branched-chain amino acid ABC transporter permease: MIEWSAYSQLIISYAILGGVYALTALGLSLIWGVMRAVNWAHGDLLMLGMYTAYWMVLLLGMDPLIAAIVAFCLLGALGGIIHLIAIEPVIEKPGGHEATLLSTLGISVAIESIALILWSPSPRSYDNIYKGIYLELFGIRTSLAEAIAFSLSLIAIFLVDQFMKRSRLGKAIRAVSQNPIGARVVGINVSRIRLFTFSLGVALAGVAGVLVSTFYPNIRPLAGYVWDIASYVVVIFAGLGSIYGVIISGLIIGVLEGIGTVMFTNAFRHILVYSVFLVVLLLKPEGLFGRALRRV, from the coding sequence TTGATAGAGTGGAGCGCTTACAGTCAACTCATAATATCATATGCCATCCTAGGCGGAGTTTACGCTCTCACAGCTCTAGGCCTCTCCCTGATATGGGGAGTTATGAGGGCCGTTAACTGGGCCCATGGGGACTTGCTCATGCTTGGAATGTACACAGCATACTGGATGGTTCTACTGCTCGGGATGGACCCATTGATAGCTGCCATAGTTGCATTTTGCCTCCTAGGCGCCTTGGGCGGGATTATACATCTGATAGCGATAGAGCCCGTGATAGAGAAACCAGGAGGGCATGAAGCGACCCTACTATCTACTCTGGGGATCTCTGTGGCGATAGAGAGCATAGCCCTCATACTCTGGTCTCCGAGCCCCAGATCTTATGATAATATCTACAAAGGAATTTATCTGGAGCTCTTCGGGATAAGAACGAGCCTTGCTGAGGCTATCGCTTTCTCTCTATCATTAATAGCGATTTTCCTGGTAGATCAATTCATGAAGAGATCTAGGTTAGGGAAAGCTATAAGAGCTGTGTCTCAAAATCCGATCGGAGCGAGAGTAGTCGGCATAAATGTATCTAGGATAAGGCTTTTCACCTTCTCACTCGGGGTGGCGCTCGCTGGAGTAGCTGGCGTGCTAGTATCAACATTCTATCCTAATATAAGGCCCCTCGCGGGTTACGTCTGGGACATAGCTTCTTACGTCGTGGTCATATTCGCGGGCCTCGGATCGATATATGGTGTGATAATCTCGGGCCTCATAATAGGTGTCCTGGAGGGGATCGGCACGGTAATGTTCACTAACGCCTTCAGGCATATCTTAGTTTACTCAGTATTCCTAGTAGTACTCCTCCTTAAGCCCGAGGGGCTATTCGGGAGAGCGCTCAGGAGGGTCTGA
- the folP gene encoding dihydropteroate synthase gives MLFLRADLSGVKIGLGEPVKVMGAINLSPESFYKGSVAKDPDEALRRAERMVEEGASIIDVGGMSTAPYLETLVSPEEEKRRVIPVLRKIKDLGVPISIDTQRYEVASAAAEAGVTIINDVSGLSDPRLAELIASMDLSLILGARGGVKGEDPIREIRGLLREALRRAIGIKEDKIALDPLIGFFREKNWYIRDSEVIRRLRSLLILGRPICIGVSRKSFIGKITGEEDPEKRLFGSLSATAIAVYNGASLIRTHDVKETVQAVRVAEFIRKEVDQVRVGDVEAYQFSFDLRAEDMEDFFIEIGSHPQGAKRMSDKAEMRIIYMRGVRNPVALVVKQEMLASGGEAALPSSSIVFGEERVDLVIIGNLKQLRRLIEKMDLNSKIGGSLSKDFGEVRDALSNLVG, from the coding sequence ATGTTGTTCCTCAGAGCCGATCTCTCAGGGGTCAAGATAGGGTTGGGTGAGCCGGTTAAGGTGATGGGTGCGATAAACCTGAGCCCAGAGTCCTTCTACAAGGGATCCGTAGCTAAAGATCCCGATGAGGCCCTGAGGAGAGCTGAGAGGATGGTGGAGGAGGGGGCTTCCATAATAGACGTAGGTGGTATGAGCACAGCCCCATATTTGGAGACTCTAGTCAGCCCTGAGGAGGAGAAGAGGAGAGTGATACCTGTCCTGAGGAAAATAAAAGATTTGGGCGTCCCGATCTCTATAGATACTCAGAGGTATGAGGTAGCTTCAGCCGCTGCGGAGGCTGGAGTCACGATAATAAACGATGTCTCCGGCCTCTCAGATCCCAGGTTAGCGGAGCTCATAGCGTCTATGGACCTCTCCCTGATCCTAGGGGCTAGGGGGGGCGTTAAGGGCGAGGATCCTATTAGGGAGATCAGGGGGCTCCTGAGGGAAGCTCTTAGGAGGGCTATCGGGATAAAAGAGGATAAAATAGCTTTAGATCCACTGATAGGTTTCTTCAGGGAGAAAAACTGGTACATCAGGGACTCTGAAGTCATAAGGAGGCTTAGGAGCCTCCTAATACTCGGTAGGCCTATCTGCATAGGCGTATCGAGGAAATCATTCATAGGGAAGATTACGGGTGAGGAAGATCCCGAGAAGAGGCTTTTCGGGAGTCTTTCAGCTACAGCAATAGCTGTTTACAATGGAGCCAGTCTGATAAGGACTCACGACGTCAAGGAAACTGTCCAAGCTGTGAGAGTAGCTGAGTTCATCAGGAAGGAGGTAGATCAGGTGAGAGTAGGGGATGTGGAGGCCTATCAATTCAGTTTCGATCTGAGGGCTGAGGACATGGAGGACTTCTTCATCGAAATAGGCTCGCATCCTCAGGGAGCAAAAAGGATGTCTGATAAAGCTGAGATGAGAATAATATACATGAGGGGAGTCAGGAACCCGGTGGCTTTAGTCGTGAAGCAGGAGATGCTGGCATCAGGAGGGGAGGCTGCACTGCCGTCTAGCTCCATAGTTTTCGGGGAGGAGAGGGTGGATTTAGTCATAATAGGGAACTTGAAGCAACTGAGGAGGCTTATTGAGAAGATGGATCTGAACTCGAAGATAGGAGGGAGCCTTTCGAAAGACTTCGGAGAGGTCAGGGATGCATTATCCAATTTAGTGGGATGA
- a CDS encoding aspartate aminotransferase family protein produces MGRLSKREIVELSNNYMMTNVARWWEDDPIVVESGKGAIIKDVDGREYIDLHAMHAVASQGYSHPKIINAVKEQLEKIFVVATDFYNEPQALLAKKLAEITPGKLKRSFFVNSGAEAVETAILLAKRAKSRPGIMALWMAFHGRTHMPRTLTGFSKYKKGMGAFPYGVFHIPNYYCYRCPLGLEYPSCNLQCARMVDDALKYAAPEDVAAFIAEPIQGTAGNIVPPADYFKVVKNILNQYDILFIADEVITGFGRTGKMFAIEHFGVEPDIMTMAKALGGGFPVAAAIATEEVGTSFKPLDHYSTYGGNPLAMAAALAAISVIEEEKLVEKAARDGEYMLKRLRELMDKHEIIGEVDGKGLLIGMELVKDRKTKEPAVEETVKFRSELRKRGVIIGPPGWTGSRVRINPPLVITREQIDVAINAIDESLKAIKR; encoded by the coding sequence ATGGGCAGGTTATCCAAGAGGGAGATAGTGGAGTTATCCAACAATTATATGATGACTAACGTGGCCAGATGGTGGGAAGACGACCCCATAGTCGTTGAATCCGGGAAAGGAGCGATAATAAAGGATGTGGATGGGAGGGAGTACATAGATCTCCATGCTATGCATGCGGTCGCATCCCAAGGTTACTCCCATCCTAAGATAATAAATGCTGTTAAGGAACAGCTCGAGAAGATCTTCGTAGTCGCTACAGATTTCTACAACGAGCCTCAAGCTCTGCTCGCTAAGAAACTGGCTGAAATAACACCGGGTAAGCTGAAGAGGAGCTTCTTCGTGAACTCAGGTGCTGAAGCAGTTGAGACAGCAATATTGCTAGCTAAGAGGGCTAAGAGCAGGCCAGGGATAATGGCTCTATGGATGGCGTTCCACGGCAGGACTCACATGCCCAGAACGTTAACGGGCTTCTCGAAGTATAAGAAGGGGATGGGTGCGTTCCCATATGGCGTCTTCCATATCCCGAATTACTACTGTTACCGCTGCCCTCTGGGCTTGGAGTATCCTTCATGCAACTTGCAATGCGCTAGGATGGTGGACGATGCCCTGAAATACGCTGCACCTGAGGATGTAGCTGCTTTCATAGCGGAACCGATTCAGGGGACCGCTGGGAACATAGTACCGCCAGCTGATTACTTCAAAGTGGTCAAGAACATCTTAAATCAGTACGATATATTGTTCATAGCCGATGAAGTCATAACGGGATTCGGTAGAACTGGGAAGATGTTTGCAATAGAACACTTCGGTGTTGAGCCGGATATAATGACCATGGCCAAGGCTCTGGGCGGTGGATTCCCGGTAGCTGCAGCCATAGCCACTGAGGAGGTTGGGACATCTTTCAAGCCCCTAGATCACTACTCCACATACGGTGGCAATCCTCTCGCGATGGCAGCAGCTTTAGCAGCGATAAGCGTCATAGAGGAGGAGAAGCTAGTTGAGAAAGCGGCGAGGGATGGGGAGTACATGCTGAAGAGGTTGAGGGAGCTCATGGACAAGCATGAGATCATAGGGGAGGTGGATGGGAAGGGTCTCCTGATAGGGATGGAGCTAGTCAAGGATAGGAAGACTAAGGAACCTGCTGTCGAGGAGACGGTGAAATTCAGGTCTGAGTTGAGGAAAAGAGGAGTTATAATAGGGCCTCCAGGGTGGACGGGCTCCAGAGTGAGGATAAATCCCCCGCTAGTGATAACGCGGGAGCAGATAGATGTTGCAATAAATGCAATAGATGAATCCTTAAAGGCTATAAAAAGATAA
- a CDS encoding undecaprenyl-diphosphate phosphatase, with amino-acid sequence MEIAQALILGIVQGLTEWLPISSSGHLVLLQIILLSRSSAAFIALVHAGTLLAVIVAFRRDVFNVIKSFLEGISELPKGSAFSSPERKLPLYILIGTVPVAVLGLALAKYVDEIFGSSKIVGVGLLITAALLYSTKWAGGERPLDLRRALIVGLAQSIAIFPGISRSGATISTALLSGLKREEAIRYSFLLSIPALTGFLILELIVSPAHEILNPEGLVGLLSSFITGLIAIKFLLSIIRRGRLHLFSYYCVIVGIAILSLL; translated from the coding sequence ATGGAAATAGCTCAAGCTCTCATCCTCGGGATAGTCCAGGGACTGACTGAGTGGCTTCCGATAAGTAGCTCGGGCCATCTAGTCTTACTTCAGATTATCTTATTATCTAGGAGCTCAGCTGCATTCATAGCTTTAGTGCACGCTGGGACTCTGCTGGCTGTGATCGTGGCCTTCAGGAGGGACGTATTTAACGTGATTAAATCCTTCTTGGAGGGCATCTCAGAGCTCCCTAAGGGTTCAGCGTTCTCCTCGCCTGAGAGGAAGCTCCCCCTCTACATCCTGATAGGCACGGTCCCTGTAGCCGTTCTGGGCTTGGCTTTAGCTAAATACGTCGATGAGATATTCGGGAGCTCGAAGATAGTTGGGGTAGGTCTCCTGATCACAGCTGCCCTACTCTATTCCACTAAATGGGCCGGAGGCGAGAGGCCCCTGGATCTCAGGAGAGCTCTCATAGTTGGATTAGCTCAATCTATAGCTATATTCCCCGGGATATCTAGATCTGGAGCAACTATATCAACTGCCCTCCTGAGCGGTTTGAAGAGGGAGGAAGCTATAAGGTACTCATTCCTCCTCTCAATACCCGCATTAACTGGATTCCTCATCTTAGAGCTGATAGTATCCCCAGCCCATGAGATATTGAATCCTGAGGGTTTGGTGGGCCTCTTGAGCTCATTCATCACTGGCTTGATCGCGATAAAGTTCCTCCTCTCTATTATAAGGAGGGGCAGGCTTCACCTCTTCTCCTATTACTGCGTTATAGTAGGAATCGCTATCCTATCTCTCCTATAG
- a CDS encoding ABC transporter substrate-binding protein: MDRTAWILGIVLLIVGLAIGYFAAGPGAAKTVTQTVTQTVTQTATVPTVTTPPAKEIVVKVGVLLPLSGGSAFDGQEDLRGIQLAALHINQSKYENIKFKIKLVIADTQTKQDVGVTELRRLNQEGVVAILGAYNSAVTYPTAGEAEKIGLPYVVPEAVADRITAQGWKYVFRTCANASKYAYDTLWALSDMAKAKGVEIKTVAYIYENSDFGVFTINGLKNFLNKFFPDAKVVYEESYPAEQVTSMDDMVAKLKAANPDVVFHVAYLKDAVLFVQTMKKLGWYPKAYIGAGAGGQTRVEFIDQLKGDANYVFTQTEWQPDFLTSKSLAKWAWIDEDFKKIHGRSMVGSTALNYVGTYVLAVAIQKALDSGADPNDLVNFRKAIRDALESLKIPAGELPLMPWGVDFTRAPNHQNPEAAVAMAQILGGKFRVVWPLNFAPVEPVLPAPGWGSRS, from the coding sequence ATGGATAGGACCGCATGGATATTGGGAATCGTCCTTCTCATAGTCGGGCTGGCGATCGGCTATTTCGCCGCTGGCCCTGGGGCTGCGAAGACAGTCACTCAAACGGTCACACAAACCGTTACGCAAACGGCCACAGTACCAACTGTAACGACTCCTCCAGCTAAGGAGATCGTGGTGAAGGTAGGAGTCCTCCTCCCACTTTCGGGCGGCTCAGCTTTCGATGGGCAGGAAGATCTCAGGGGGATACAGTTAGCCGCATTACACATAAATCAGAGTAAGTATGAGAACATAAAGTTCAAGATAAAGCTAGTGATAGCTGATACTCAGACTAAACAGGATGTAGGAGTGACTGAACTCAGGAGGCTCAATCAAGAGGGCGTGGTCGCGATCTTGGGGGCTTACAACTCAGCAGTGACTTATCCTACGGCAGGCGAGGCCGAGAAGATAGGCCTACCTTACGTCGTGCCAGAGGCAGTTGCCGATAGGATAACGGCTCAAGGATGGAAATATGTCTTCAGGACATGCGCAAACGCCAGCAAATATGCTTACGATACCCTCTGGGCTCTATCCGATATGGCGAAGGCCAAGGGTGTCGAGATAAAGACGGTAGCTTATATATACGAGAACTCCGACTTCGGAGTATTCACAATCAATGGTCTCAAGAATTTCCTCAACAAATTCTTCCCCGACGCTAAGGTCGTGTATGAAGAGAGCTACCCAGCCGAGCAGGTAACTAGTATGGACGATATGGTCGCGAAACTCAAGGCCGCGAATCCGGATGTCGTATTTCACGTAGCTTACCTCAAGGATGCTGTGCTCTTCGTTCAGACGATGAAGAAGCTGGGATGGTATCCCAAGGCCTACATAGGGGCTGGAGCAGGAGGACAGACGAGGGTGGAATTCATAGATCAGCTCAAGGGAGATGCCAATTACGTCTTCACTCAAACTGAATGGCAACCCGACTTCCTGACGTCAAAGAGCTTGGCTAAATGGGCTTGGATAGATGAGGATTTCAAGAAGATACATGGGAGGAGCATGGTGGGAAGTACTGCTCTCAATTACGTCGGTACTTATGTGCTAGCTGTCGCTATACAGAAGGCCCTGGACTCGGGAGCTGATCCGAATGATCTCGTAAACTTCAGGAAAGCTATAAGGGATGCCCTGGAGAGCCTGAAGATACCAGCCGGTGAGCTGCCCCTGATGCCTTGGGGAGTCGATTTCACAAGAGCTCCGAATCACCAGAACCCAGAGGCTGCCGTTGCGATGGCCCAGATATTGGGAGGGAAGTTCAGAGTGGTCTGGCCATTGAATTTCGCACCCGTTGAACCCGTACTCCCAGCTCCAGGTTGGGGATCCAGATCCTAA
- a CDS encoding L-serine ammonia-lyase, iron-sulfur-dependent, subunit alpha, giving the protein MKLSILNHVIGPVIRGPSSSHTGASYFIGKLARALLSDDLLEARIIFDVKGSYARVYRQEASDLAFVTGLLGLDLADERFKRSIELAEELGVKVEFSLSDLGEGAHPNEVVIEMRGRERELVARARSIGGGMFEFLELNGSPVRLTGEEYIYLVEREPEGASHSFESGGRRIWIVKSAEPLPIESERIIEPIFLPMKGEEIFSSGSEVERFCEREGISLGEAGLRYEAELLGMSEGDVLRMMIERYRIMKRAIEEGLRGELSLKVLKPSASSILRKLERGELAVGGPHTKAAALSMAVMHACNSNALVVAAPTGGASGTIPGVSATLEEEFGLSEEEIARSLFAAGVAGLIIGKRATFAAEEAGCQVEIGAAGAMASAMVVEAFNGSCRQALDAAAISLQNIVGMVCDPVGGFVEVPCHTRNAIAASSAFVNADLIIGGYENPIPFDETVDAIYSVGKMMAWELRCTAMGGLAICPSAMKFKPKMG; this is encoded by the coding sequence ATGAAGCTGAGCATCCTCAATCACGTCATAGGCCCTGTGATAAGGGGGCCCTCTAGCTCCCACACCGGGGCATCTTACTTCATCGGGAAGTTAGCTAGGGCCCTGCTCTCAGATGACCTCTTAGAGGCTAGGATAATATTCGATGTTAAGGGCTCCTACGCTAGGGTCTATAGGCAGGAAGCCAGCGATCTCGCTTTCGTCACAGGCTTATTGGGATTGGATTTAGCGGATGAGAGGTTCAAGAGGTCCATAGAGTTAGCTGAAGAGCTCGGGGTGAAGGTAGAGTTCTCCCTATCCGACCTAGGTGAGGGGGCCCATCCGAATGAAGTGGTCATAGAGATGAGGGGCAGGGAGAGGGAGCTAGTGGCTAGGGCTAGGTCCATAGGAGGGGGGATGTTCGAGTTCCTCGAGCTTAACGGCAGCCCGGTCAGGTTGACTGGGGAGGAGTACATCTATCTGGTAGAGAGAGAGCCTGAGGGAGCCTCTCATTCCTTCGAATCGGGGGGAAGGAGGATCTGGATAGTCAAGAGCGCAGAGCCCCTCCCCATAGAGAGCGAGAGAATTATAGAGCCCATATTCCTGCCAATGAAAGGTGAGGAGATATTTTCAAGCGGATCTGAGGTAGAGAGGTTCTGCGAGAGGGAAGGTATCAGCTTAGGGGAAGCGGGATTACGCTATGAAGCAGAGCTCCTCGGGATGAGCGAGGGGGATGTGCTCAGGATGATGATCGAGAGGTACAGGATAATGAAGAGAGCGATAGAGGAGGGGCTGAGGGGTGAACTGAGCTTGAAGGTGCTGAAGCCCTCAGCTAGCTCCATCTTGAGGAAGCTCGAGAGGGGTGAGCTAGCTGTAGGAGGTCCTCATACTAAAGCTGCAGCTCTATCGATGGCCGTAATGCACGCTTGCAATTCCAACGCTTTAGTTGTAGCTGCCCCGACTGGAGGGGCTTCCGGCACAATCCCGGGAGTATCAGCAACTCTAGAGGAGGAATTCGGACTATCGGAGGAGGAGATAGCTAGATCTCTCTTCGCAGCTGGTGTTGCAGGTCTAATAATCGGGAAGAGAGCTACCTTTGCTGCCGAGGAAGCTGGGTGCCAGGTGGAGATAGGGGCAGCGGGTGCAATGGCATCGGCTATGGTAGTAGAGGCTTTCAATGGATCCTGCAGACAAGCTCTCGATGCTGCGGCTATCTCCCTTCAGAATATAGTCGGAATGGTCTGCGATCCAGTGGGAGGATTCGTAGAGGTGCCCTGCCATACTAGGAACGCTATAGCAGCTTCCTCAGCATTCGTCAATGCCGATCTGATAATAGGGGGATATGAGAACCCCATACCCTTCGATGAGACAGTCGATGCTATCTACTCAGTCGGGAAGATGATGGCATGGGAGCTGAGATGCACAGCAATGGGAGGATTGGCTATCTGCCCATCCGCGATGAAATTCAAGCCTAAGATGGGCTGA